The Lysobacter helvus nucleotide sequence CCACGATGATCGTGTCGTACGCCGACAGCCAGCGATCGGACTGGATTTCCGCCAGCAGGATGCCGTCGGTCATGAACTTGATCGCGGTCTGCTCCGACACGTGGTCGGTGAAGCGCACCTGGAACCCCACGGCCCCGCCCACCGGCACCTGCAATTCCTCGGCGACGCGTCGCGCCACCGCGCGCGCGGCGATGCGGCGCGGCTGCGTGCAGCCGATCATCCCGGCGGCGCCGCGGCCCGCGGCCAGGCACAGCTTCGGGATCTGCGTGGTCTTGCCCGAGCCGGTTTCGCCCGCGATCACCACCACCGGGTGCTTGCGGATCAGTTCGACGATGCGTTCGGCTTCCGCCGCGATCGGCAGGTCCGGTGCCACCCCGGCCTTCGGCAAGGCGGCCGCGCGGGCCTCGCGCACGGTGACCGAGCGCTGCAGCGCCTGGGCGAAGGCATCGCGCAAAGCCTCGTCTTCCGGCTTCGCGTTCCAGCGCTGCCAGAGGCCGAGCAGGCGGCCGCGGTCCTTCGAGAGCGCGCCCTCGATGGCGTTGCGGGCCCGCCCTGACGCGGTCTTTGCACTCGATTCCATACACTGCCTGTTGATAGCCGCCATCAATCACTGCGGCAGCGACAATCGATTTCCCGAGTCGCCGCCGCCCCACTATTGTGATCGCAACCCCCCACCTGGAGCGCATGCGCATGGGCAAGTCCGAGAAATCCCTGTCCGAGGATCCGAACCTGGGTGCCAACGCCCCCGACATCGACATCGGCATCAACGCCGACGATCGCAAGGCCATTTCCGAATCCCTGATGCAGGTGCTGGCCGACGCCTTCACGCTGTACCTGAAGACGCACAACTTCCACTGGAACATCACCGGCAAGATGTTCAACAGCCTGCACCTGATGTTCGAGACCCAGTACAACGAGCAGTGGATCGCGCTGGACGAGATCGCCGAGCGCATCCGCGCGCTGGGCTACAACGTGCCGGCCTCGTACAAGGATTTCCAGCGCCTGAGCACCATCAAGGACGACACCACGGTGGAACACACCGACTGGCGCGAAATGGTCCGCCAGCTCACGCTGGGCAACGAAGCCGTCAGCCGCACCGCGCGCAAGAGCCTGGAAATCGCCGACAAGGCCGGCGACGACCCGACGGTGGACATGCTGACCTCGCGCCTGAAGGTGCACGAGAAGAATGCGTGGATGCTGCGCTCGCTGCTGCAATGATCCGCTGATTTGCCGGCGTCGTTCCGCCCGGGACGGCGCCGGTCTCGCGTAACCTGTGCGGCATGCAGGCCGCACTCGACACCCTCCGCCACGTTTTCGGTTACGACGCCTTCCGCGGCGCGCAGGGCGAGATCGTCGCGCACGTCGCCGGTGGCGGCGACGCGCTCGTCCTCATGCCCACCGGCGGCGGCAAGTCGCTGTGCTACCAGCTGCCGGCGCTGCTGCGCGAAGGCACCGCGATCGTGGTGTCGCCCCTGATCGCGCTGATGCAGGACCAGGTGGAGGCGCTGCGCCAGCTCGGCGTGCGCGCGGCGTTCCTCAATTCCTCGCTCGATGCCGGCGCCGCGCTCGCGGTGGAGCGTGCGTTCTCGGCCGGCGAACTCGACCTGCTGTACGTCGCGCCGGAGCGCCTGCTGACGCCGCGCTTCCTGTCGCTGATGGACCAGGCGCGCCTGGCGCTGTTCGCCATCGACGAAGCGCATTGCGTCTCGCAGTGGGGCCACGACTTCCGCCCGGAATATCGCCAGCTCACGCTGCTGCACGAGCGCTGGCCGGACGTGCCGCGCATCGCGCTCACCGCCACGGCCGATGCGCCCACGCGGCGCGAGATCGTCGAGCGGCTGAAGCTGGAGGAAGCGCAGGAATTCGTCAGTTCCTTCGACCGGCGCAACATCACCTATACCGTCGTCGCCAAGCAGGAGGCGCGGCGACAGCTGCTGGAGTTCCTGTCCTCCCGGCGCGGCCAGTCCGGCATCGTGTATTGCCTGTCGCGACGCAAGGTGGAACAGACGGCGGAGGCGTTGTCAGAGAAAGGTATCGTTGCCTTGCCGTATCACGCGGGGCTCGATTCGCAGGTGCGCGCCGAACACCAGCGCCGGTTCCTGCGCGAAGACGGCATCGTGATGTGCGCCACCATCGCCTTCGGCATGGGCATCGACAAGCCGGACGTGCGCTTCGTCGCGCACCTGGACCTGCCCAAGTCCATGGAAGGCTATTACCAGGAGACCGGCCGCGCGGGGCGCGACGGCGATCCGGCCGATGCGTGGATGTCGTACGGGCTCGGCGATGCGGTGCTGCTGCAACGCATGATCGAAGAGGGCGACTCGGGCGAGGATCGCAAGCGCCTGGAACGTCGCAAGCTCGACGCGTTGATCGGCTTCTGCGAATCCACCAGCTGCCGGCGCCAGTCGCTGCTGGGCTACTTCGGGGAATCGCATCCCGGCGCGTGCGGACGCTGCGACAACTGCATCTCACCGCCGCAAAGCTGGGACGGCACGGTGGCGGCGCAGAAGGCCTTGTCGTGCGTGTATCGCACGGGGCAGCGGTTCGGCGCCGCGCACGTGATCGATGTGCTGCGCGGCGCGGAGACACAGAAGATCCAGCAGTTCGGGCACGAACGCCTGAGCACCTACGGCGTCGGCAAGGACCTCGATGCGAAGCAATGGCGCAGCGTGATGCGGCAACTCGTCGCGGGCGGCTGGCTGCAGGTGGATGTCGAAGGGCATGGCGCATTGCGGCTCACGTCGGAAAGCGCGGCGCTGTTGAAAGGCGAACGCACCCTCACCCTGCGCGCCGAAGCCGAGCGCCTGCCGAAGGCGCGCCGCGAAGCGCGCGCGTCGCAGGGCACGGCGGCGATGGATGACGAAGCGACGGTGCGGTTCGATGCGCTGCGTGCGTGGCGCGCGAGCGTGGCGCGCGAACAGAATGTCCCGGCCTACGTGATCTTCCACGACGCCACGTTGCGCCAGATCGCGTTGGCGGAACCGACCGACCTCGATGCGCTCGCCACCATCAGCGGCGTCGGCGCCACCAAGCTCGAACGTTACGGCTCGGCGGTGCTGGAAGCACTGTCGTCGGCCGAGGCCTGACGCAACGAAGCCGGAAAAGCGTGGGCTTTTCCGGCTTCGCACCTGATCAAGGGTGGTGTTGCTTAGCGGTGGCTGCTGTCGTCGCGCGGCGGGGCGGACGTGCCGGGCTTCTTGTCCTGGCTACGATCGTCCTGCTTGTTCTGGGTCTGCTGCGTGGTCTTGCCCGAGTCCTTGCCCTGGCCTTCCTGGCGCTGGCCGGAGCCCTGGCCCATGTTGCTGCCCATGTTGCCGCGGTCGTTCTGGTTGTTGCCCATCGTGTGCTTACTCCTCTCTTGCGATTGGTTGGTGCCGATGTCCGACTTGCGTCGGTGGTGACACTCTGCAAGAGCACGCATGAGAAATACGTGAGATGCGCGCGCATTCATGCGATGCATTGGTTCGCTTCAGAGATGTGCAGGTGTGTCGACGAATTCGAATGCGCATGTTTGCGGATTCAGCAACGTGCAAGCGGGCGTTCAACCCACCGACGACAAACGCGGCAGCAAGGCTTCCGGCAACACTTCCGACAAGCGTTCGCGCACGCGCGCGCCGTAACTGGCCGTCGTCGTGGCACACAAATGCGCGAGTCCCTCCAGCAAGCGTTCGACCAGCAACGCTTCGTCGCCGGTGGACTGGATCGCAAGGCGCAGGTCGGCCGCTTCGGTGCTGCGTTGCAGTTGCAGCATGTCGATGAGGTACATCTTCGCGGCCACCAGCGAACGACGTCGCGCGGCAGGTGCCTGCGTGGCGACGGGCCCCACGCGCGGTGCGATTTCCATCGCCACCGGCGCACGCGTCGAAGGCGACAGGTATCCCTCGCGCACCAGCCGATCGACGGCCGGCCGGATGTCCTCGCCCAGCATCGCGATCACATCCTCCAGCGTGCGGCGTCCGTCCGCGAGGATCAGGATGCGCCGCTCGCGCATGTCCACGCCACCGCGCGTTCCGCCCGCGAGCACGTCGCGCGCCTTGTCCGTCTTCCCCAGTTGCATGTCGGTTCCCTCCCCTGGGCGCGCAAGGCTATCGGGCGCAGATGGACGATCGATGACACGCCGGTGGCCACGCCGTCACCGCGTTGTCGCGTGCGTGTCATCGCCGTGTCGCGCAGCGGCGCGAGCCTGCGCGCATCGCCAATGCCGGAGTCCGCATGCGCCATCGCGCCGCGTTCGTCTCGGATTGCCATCTCGGCGCGACCCATTGCCACGCCGCCGAACTCGCGACCTTCCTCGAACAGCTGCAATGCGAACGCCTGTACCTCGTCGGCGACATCGTGGACCTGTGGTGGATGGCGTGCCGCCGCGCGCAGTGGGGCGCGGCGCAGAACCGCGTGGTCGAAGCGCTGCATGCCCTGCGCCGCGCGGGCACCGAACTGATCTACATCCCCGGCAACCACGATCGCCCTGCGCGGCGGTTCTGCGGGCTCGCTTTGCCGGCGATGCGCGTGCGGCGCCGCGCGATCCACGTCACCGCTGATGGGCGCCGGTTGCTGGTGGTGCACGGCGACGAGTTCGATGCGCAGACGCAGTTCGGCGGGATGCAGGAGCGCGTGGGTGACTGGTTGTACGACCGGATCCTGTCCGGGAACGCGCTGCTCAACCGCGCGCGCCGGCGCTTCGGGATGCGCTACTGGTCGCTCGCCGAATTCCTCAAGCGTCGCAGCGACGCGGCCGAACGCTACATCGCGCGCTATCGCCAGGCCGGGCTCGACGAAGTGCGGCGGCGCGGCCTCGACGGCATCGTGTGCGGCCATATCCATCGCGCGGCGCTGGAGATGCGCCGCGGCCTGATCTATGCCAACGATGGCGACTGGGTCGAATCGCTGACCGCGCTGGTCGAGGATCCCGACGGCACGCTGCGCCTGCTGTCCCACACCCACGCCACCCTCGCCCGCCTCGCGCCGCGGCCGGCCTTCGACCTGCAGCGGCCGCTCGCCGCCTGACGCAGGCGGCTGTCTCAAAACAGTCACACGCGCGCCATACCGTGCGCGCATGGACCTGCTCATGGTGTCGGACGTCTATTTCCCGCGGGTCAACGGCGTGTCGACGTCGATCCGCACGTTCGTCCGCGCGCTGGTCGCGCTGGGCCACCGGGTGACGCTGGTTGCGCCGGACTACGGCGCGTCGGACGAACAGACCGCGCGCGACACGGAGTTCGGTCCCGCCTTCGACGTGATCCGCGTGCCGGCGCGCGTGTTGTTCTTCGATCCGGAAGACCGCTTGATGACCGCGCGTGCGTTGCGTGCCGTCGAAGCCCGCCTCGCGTCGCGCCGCTTCGACGCCGTGCACGTGCACACGCCCTTCCGCGCGCATGGCGTCGGCGTGCGCCTCGCCCGCGCCTCCGGCGCGCCGGTGGTGGAGACCTACCACACGTATTTCGAGGAATACATCGCGCACTACCTGCCGTGGTGTCCCTCGCCGTTGCTGCGGCTGGTCGCACGGCGCCTGTCGCGCAAGCTGTGCCACGAGGTCGACCACCTCATCGTACCGACCACCGAGATGGAGGCCGTGCTGCGCACCTACGGCGTGCGCACGCCTGCCACGGTGCTGCCCACCGGCATCGACCTCGACGAATTCCAGGGCGGCGACGGCCAACGCTTCCGCGCCGCGCAGGGCCTCGCGCCCGGTGCGCCAGTGGTCGCGACGGTCAGTCGCCTCGCGATCGAAAAGAACATCCCGTTCCTGCTGGACGTCGTCGCGCGGGTCGTGCGCGACGCGCCCGCACTCCGCTTCGTCATCGCCGGCGAAGGCCCCGATGAGAAACGCTTGCGCACGCGCGTGCGCACGCTGGGCCTGGACGCCAACGTGGTCTTCGTCGGCAACCTCGATCGCCGCACCACGCTGCTCGACTGCTATCGCGCGGCGGATGCGTTCCTGTTCGCCTCGCCCACCGAAACGCAGGGCCTGGTGCTGATCGAAGCCATGGCGCTCGGCATCCCGATCGTATCGACCGCGGTGATGGGCACCGCCACCGTCTTGCGGAAGGCGCGCAGCGCGGTGGTGAGCGGCGAGCACGTGGAAGAATTCGCGCGCCACGTGTTGCGCGTGCTGCGCGACGACACCTTGCGCATCGCCTTGTCCGCCGCGGGTCCGCGCGATGCCGCGGCGTGGGACAACGCACGCCTGATCCAGCGCGCGCTGGAGGTCTACGCCACGGCGCGGCCCGACGCGGCCGCCCTCTCGATTCCCCTGGAAGAACGCGCATGAAGCGACGCACCCTGGCCTTGGTCCTCGCCTGCTTCGTCACCGGCGCGATCGCCGCGACGACGTGGGTAGACCTCGAACATCGCTTCACGAAGGAACAGCTGCACGCCACCGGCCTGGACACGCTGACCGCCGCGCAGCTCGCCGAACTCAACCGTTTGCTGCGCGACGACGCCGAGGCTGCGCCTGCGCCCGTCGCCGCCTCCGCGCCGCACGCCGAGCGCGAACCCGAACGCTCCCGCTTCATCGGCTTCAACGACGAGCCGATCGAAAGCACGCTGGTCGGCACCTTGAACGGTTGGGAACCCGGCACCGAGTTCGCACTCGCCAACGGCCAGCGCTGGAAGGTCCTCAAGGGCCACTACACGCTGTCGAAACCGCTGCAGGCGCCGAAGGTGAAAGTGGTGCCCGGCGCGGCGGGCCGCTGGTTCTTCCGCCTCGACGACGACACCCCCGGCGCGCGCGTGTACCGCGTCGACTGAGCCGCGCCCCCCTGAATCCGCACCGCCCTCCGCCGCGTAAAGGCGGACATGCACCCGCACCCGGTCCGGCGTCCCGTCCCCACGTTCCCCCTTCACGGCACGTGGCTTAAGGTTCGCCGGACACCGCGGCGCCCTGCCGCACCCCGATTCGCAGGACGCGCGCGCCCCATGACCGACCTCGTGTTGCCCGAACGCAACGCCGACGCCATCGACGCGCTGCTCGCGCGCGTGGCCGGCGGCGACCGGGCCGCGTTCGAAGCTCTGTATCGCGATGCCGCGCCGCTGCTGCTCGGCATCTGCCTGCGCGTGCTGCCCGATCGCGCGGAAGCCGAGGACGTGCTGCAGGACGTGTTCGTCACGGTGTGGCGCAAGGCCGCGCAATTCGACGGCGCCCGCGCGCGTGCGCTGACGTGGATGGGCGCGATCGCACGCAACCGGTCGATCGACCGCCTGCGCGCAATGCCGAATGCCCCGCGCGCGCCGATGGAACTCGCCGAGGAAGCGCCCGACCCCGCGCCCTCGCCCGCCATGCAGGCCGAGGCCAGCGCTGACAAGGCGCGCCTGGACGACTGCGTCGAGCAACTCGAACCGCGCCGCAGGCAACTCATCCGCACCGCGTTCTTCGAGAACGTCACGTATGAAGAACTCGCGGCGCGCACCGGGTCGCCGATCGGTTCGATCAAGAGCTGGATCCGGCGCGGCCTGCAGCAACTCAAAGCGTGCCTGGAACGATGAACGTCGCCGCCGACCGCCTCGAACCCGACGTGCCGCGCGACGACGACCTGTTCGCCGCCGAATACGCGCTGGGCGTGCTCGACGCGAACGAGCGCATCGAAGCGCAGGCACGCATCGCGCGCGATCCGGCGTTCGCGGCCCTGGTCGCGGCCTGGGACGCGCGCTTCGCTGCCTGGTTGCTGCGTGCACAACCGCAGGCGCCCAGCGCGCACGTCTGGCCGCGCGTGCGTACGTCGCTCGGATGGGCGTCGGTCGGCGACGACACGCGCCCGGGCCGCTGGAACGATGTGCGTACGTGGCGCCTTGCCACCGCGCTCGCCGCAGCCGCCGCCATCGCCGCGATCAGCTTCGCGTTGCTGCAGCGTCCCGCGCCGCCCGCACCGCCGCAGGTCGTCGTGGCGCCGCCCGCGCCTGCACCGACGACGCCCGCGCGCCCCGTCACCGTGCTCGAACGCGACGACGGCAGCACGGGCTGGATCGCCTCCATCGACCCGGGCGCCGCGCAGGTCCACCTGGCGCCCGTGCCCGTGCCGGCCGATGCGCAGGGTCGCGTGAACGAGCTGTGGGTCATTCCCGCGGGCAAGGCACCGATCTCGCTGGGCCTGGTCTCGACCGACAAGGCGCAGACCATCGACGTGCCGGCCGCCGTGCGCGATGCGTTGCGCGTCGGCGCGACGCTCGCCGTCACGCTCGAACCGCTGGCCGGCATCCCGCATGCGGCCCCGTCCGGACCGGTCGTGGCGAAGGGCGGCATCGCGCAGATCTGACCTGGCAGGTGCATCCACCGGGGCGTCCCGTCCGTAACACGGACAGGACCGCGCTCCAGGAGGGATGCCATGGCCGTTGCCCAGACCGTCGCCGCGACGATGCGGCGCTGGTTCGACACCACGACGCAGGTGCCCGGCGAACGCGAAGGTCGCATCGACTGGTTGCGGGCTTCGCCGTTCGTCGCGATGCACCTGGCGTGCCTGTGGGTGTTCTCGGTCGGCGTGTCGGCGACCGCGCTGTGGGTCGCGGCGATCGCCTACGCGGTGCGCATGTTCGCGCTCACCGCGTTCTACCACCGCTACTTCTCCCACCGCACGTTCCGCGCCTCGCGCACCGTGCAGTTCGTCTTTGCATTGATCGGCGCGGCGTGCGTGCAGCGCGGGCCGCTGTGGTGGGCCGCGCACCATCGTGACCACCACCGCCACACCGAGACCGCGCGCGATCCGCATTCCCCGCGCGTGCATGGCTTCCTGTGGAGCCACGCCGGCTGGTTCCTGACGCCCGCGGCCTTCCGCACCAACCTGGCGCGCGTGCCGGACTTCGCGCAATACCGCGAACTGCGCTGGCTGGATCGCTTCGATACGGCCGTGCCGGTGCTGTTCGCGATCGCGCTCTACGCGGCGGGTGCCTTGCTCGAACGCTACGCGCCGGGCCTGCACACCAACGGGCCGCAGCTGCTGGTGTGGGGGTTCTTCGTGTCCACCGTGGTGCTGTTCCATGCGACGGTCACGATCAACTCGCTCGCGCACCGGTTCGGCCGGCGCCGCTTCGACACGCGCGACGACAGCCGCAACAACGCATGGCTGGCGCTGATCACCTTCGGCGAAGGCTGGCACAACAACCACCACTTCTTCCCGGGCACCGTGCGCCAGGGCTTCCGCTGGTGGGAAATCGACCTGTCGTACTACGTGTTGCGCGCGATGGCGGCGGTTGGCCTGGTGCGCGACCTCAAGCCGGTGCCCGCCTGGGTGCTGGCGAGGGCGAAGGCGCCCTGATGCGCATCGCGGTCATCGGTTCCGGGATCTCCGGCCTCGCCAGCGCGTGGCTCCTGTCGCGCCGGCACGCGGTCACGCTGTTCGAAGCGGACACGCGCCTGGGCGGGCACACGCATACGCACATCGTGAAGGTCGATGGCCAGGCGGTGGCGGTCGACACGGGCTTCATCGTGCACAACCGCGCGCACTATCCGTTGCTCTCGCGCATGTTCGATGCGCTGGGCGTGCAGACGCAGCCGACGACGATGGGATTTTCCGTCAGCAACGCGCGCAGCGGGCTGGAATACAACGCCACCTCGCTCGATGGCCTGTTCTGCCAGCGTCGCAACATCGCCTCGCCGCGCTTCCTCGGCATGCTGCGCGACCTGGCACGCTTCTACCGCATCGCCCCTGCGTTGCTGGACGCAGGCGCGGGCGATCCGACGCTGCGCGAATTCCTGGCGCAGCATCGCTTCGGCCAGGCGTTTCGCGACGACCACCTGGTCCCGATGGCGTGCGCCCTGTGGTCGTCGCCTGCCGCCACCATCCTCGAATTTCCCGCGCGGCATCTCGTCTGCTTCATGCACCAGCACCAGATGCTGCAGGTCTCCGGGCGCCCGGAATGGCGCGTCGTGCGCGGCGGGTCTTCGCAATACATCCGCGCGCTCGAACGCGACTGGCGCGTCGACGTCCGCCTGGGCACGCCGGTGCGGCGCGTGCGCCGCGATGTCGAAGGCGTGGAAGTCCAGGTCGATGGCGGCGGGGAGCGATTCGAGGCCGTGGTGATGGCGTGCCACAGCGACCAGGCGCTGGCGCTGCTGGGCGATGCGGACGCAACCGAACGCGCGGTGCTCGGTGCGATTCCCTACCAGGCCAACGACACCGTGCTGCACACCGATGCGTCGCTGCTGCCGCGCCATCGCAAGGCGTGGGCCGCGTGGAATGCGCACGTGCCCACCGATGCCACCGGGGCCTGCACGGTGAGCTACTGGATGAACGCGCTGCAATCGCTGGAGGTCGGCACGCCGTTGATCGTCACGCTCAATCGCACGACGGACATCGATCCCGCCAAGATCCTGGCGCGCATGTCGTACACGCACCCGGTGTTCACCCGCGCCGCGGTCGCCGCGCAGGCCTTGCGGCCCACGATCCAGGGGCGCGCACGCACGTGGTACGCCGGCGCGTACTGGGGCTGGGGCTTCCACGAAGACGGCATGCGCAGCGCGGTGGAGGTGGCTGAATTGCTCGGCGTGCGCTGGTGCGTCGAAGGCATCGGGACGTCGATGCCCGACCCCGTCGACGCCCCATCCCGGGAGGCCGCATGAACGCCGTCGTGCACAGCGCCCTGTACGAAGGCGGCGTGCGCCATCGCCGCTTCCTGCCGCGCGCGCATGCGTTCGGCTACCGGATGGCGCAATTGTTCCTCGACCTCGACGAAGTCGACGCGATCTTCCGCGGACGCTGGCTGTGGTCGGTGGATGCGCCCAACCTCGCCGAGTTCCGGCGCGCGGATTTCCTGGGGCCGGCGACGCAACCCTTGAAGGACGCCGTGCTCGCGCGCGTCGAAGCGCAGACGGGCACGCGCCCGAGCGGCCCGGTGCGCCTGCTCGCGCACCTGCGCTACGGCGGCCATGTCTTCAACCCGGTCTGCTTCTACTACTGCTTCGAACGCGACGGCTCGCTCGCCGCCATCGTCGCGGAGATCACCAACACGCCGTGGGGCGAACGCCACGCCTACGTGCTGCCGGTCGCCGAGGCCGCGCGTGCGGGCCGCGCGCTGCGGTGGGACTTCGACAAATCGTTCCACGTCTCGCCGTTCATGGGCATGGCGCGCGCGTACGACTGGCGCTTCACGGTTCCGGGCGAAGACCTGCGCGTGCACATGCGGGTGCTGCGCGAGGGCGCGTGCGAATTCGACGCCACGCTCGCGCTGCAACGCCGCCCGCTCGACGGCCCGGCGCTTGCGCGCGTCCTGTGGCGCTACCCGCTGATGACCGTCCAGGTGATCGGCGCCATCCATTGGCAGGCGTTGCGCTTGTGGTGCAAGCGCGTACCGATCCATTCCCATCCCCGTTTGCAGGAACCGCTGGCATGAATGTCCAAGTCAATGTCGTCCCGCTGGCGCGGCCGCGCTGGTCGCCGCTGGATCGCCTGCTCCGCGATCGGCTGCTGCACACGCTGGCCGGCCTGCGGGGCGGCACCCTGCAGGTCCACGATGCCTTCGGCACCACGCTGCTGGGCGACGGGACGTTCCCCGCGCTCGAACTGCATGTCCACAACGCCGCGTTCTACCGCCTCGCCGCCGCCAGCGGCAGCGTCGGCGCCGCGGAGGCGTACATCGACGGTGCGTGGGACTGCAACGACCTGGTCGCGCTGGTGCAGGTGCTCGTGCGCAACCGCGCATTGCTCGATGCGATGGAAACCGGCCCCGCGCGCCTGGGCGGCGCCGCCTTGCGCCTGTGGCATGCGGCACGACGCAACACGCGCGCCGGTGCGCGGCGCAACATCGCGGCGCACTACGACCTCGGCAACGATTTCTTCGGATTGTTCCTGTCCGACGACCTGATGTACTCCTCGGCGATGTTCGCGCGCGAGGACGACACGCTGGAAGTCGCTTCGCGCCGCAAGCTGGATCGCATCTGCCGCAAGCTTCAGCTCGCGCCGGGCGATCGCGTCGTGGAAATCGGCACGGGCTGGGGCGGCTTCGCGCTGTTCGCCGCGGCCAACTACGGGTGCCACGTCACCACGACCACGATCTCGGGCGAACAGCACGCGCTGGCCACCGCGCGCGTGGCGGCCGCGGGTTTGCAGGATCGCGTGACGCTGCTGCGCGAGGACTACCGCGACCTGCGCGGCGACTACGACAAGCTGGTGTCGATCGAGATGGTGGAAGCGATCGGCGCCGCGCAGCTGCCCGGCTACTTCGAACGCATCGGTGCGCTGCTGCGCCCCGGCGGCCTGGCGCTCGTGCAGGCGATCACCATCGAGGACCACCGCTACGCACGGGCGCTGCGGTCGGTGGATTTCATCAAGCGCCATGTGTTCCCGGGCTCGTTCATTCCTTCCCTCGCCGCGTTGATCGACGCGAAGACGCAACGCAGCGACCTGGCGCTGCTGCACGTGGAGGATTTCGGGATGTCGTATGCGCGCACGCTGCAGGCCTGGCGCGAACGCTTCGAGGCCCGCTTGCCCGAGGTCTTCGCGCTGGGGCACGACGCGCGCTTCGCGCGCCTGTGGACGTTCTACCTGGCGTATTGCGAAGGCGGGTTCCGCGAGCGGTCGATCGGCGTCGCGCAACTGGTGTTCGCGAAACCCGGGGCGCGCGATGCAGGCGCCGTGCCTGCGCTCGATGCGATCGAGGCCTGAGATGGACTTCTTCGCGGACCATCCGCTCTCGCCGCTCGCGCTCACGTGGGCCCTGGCCGCCCTGGCGCAGGCGCTGGCGTGGGCGTGGCAGCGCGCGCATCGCAATGCGGGGATCGTCGATGTGGTGTGGGCATTCGGCGTCGGCGGCGCGGCCGTCCTCGTCGCGGCGCTCGGGGATGGCGCGGTCCTGCCGCGCGTGGCGCTCGCGCTGCTCGGCGGCGCGTGGGGCCTGCGGCTCGGGCTGCATCTCCTGCGGCGCGTGCGGGGCGAAGGCGAAGACGGACGTTATGCGCAACTGCGCGAACGCTGGGACGGCGACCAGCGCAAGTGGTTCCTGTTCTTCCAGGCGCAGGCGCTGCTCATCGTGTTGTTCGCGGTGCCGCTCCTCGCCGTGGCGCGCAATCCGGTAACGGCGTGGACGCCGTGGTTGGTCGCGGGGATCGTGGTGTTCATCGCCTGCGTCGCGGGCGAGGCGGTCGCCGATGCGCAGCTCGCGCGCTTCCGCGCCGACCCCGCGAACAAGGGACGCACCTGTCGCAGCGGGCTGTGGCGGTTCTCGCGCCATCCCAACTACTTCTTCGAATGGCTGCACTGGTTCGCGTACGTGCTGCTGGCGATCGGCTCGCCGTGGCATTGGCTGGCGTGGACCGGGCCCGGGGTGATGTACGTGTTCCTGCGCTACCTGAGCGGCGTGCCCTTCACCGAGGCGCAAGCGCTGCGCACGCGCGGCGAGGACTACCGCGCCTACATGCGCGACACGCCGATGTTCTTCCCCTGAATCCCGAAACCGCCCGCCAAGCCTGCACGGAGCGCGCCATGAACACTGCCATCGAACACCTCGAGCCGCACCACGATGCGCCCGCGCCCGGCCTGCTCGGCCTGGCCGAACGGGGCTGGTTGCCCGATGCCGCGGTGCGCCTCGGCATCCGCAGACTGTGCGCGCAGCGGTTGCGCGACGAACGCGCGGGCGGACCTGCCCAACAGGAAGCCACGCTGCAGGCGCACCTGCGCATGCTGCGCAGCAGTCCGGTGGCCGTGCACGTCGATGCGGCGAACCGCCAGCACTATGAGCTGCCGGCCGCGTTCTTCCGCGCCTGCCTCGGGCCGCGCATGAAGTATTCCGGATGCCTGTATCCGCGCGGCGACGAAACGCTGGCCGAAGCCGAAGAGGCCATGCTGGCC carries:
- a CDS encoding acyl-CoA desaturase; translation: MAVAQTVAATMRRWFDTTTQVPGEREGRIDWLRASPFVAMHLACLWVFSVGVSATALWVAAIAYAVRMFALTAFYHRYFSHRTFRASRTVQFVFALIGAACVQRGPLWWAAHHRDHHRHTETARDPHSPRVHGFLWSHAGWFLTPAAFRTNLARVPDFAQYRELRWLDRFDTAVPVLFAIALYAAGALLERYAPGLHTNGPQLLVWGFFVSTVVLFHATVTINSLAHRFGRRRFDTRDDSRNNAWLALITFGEGWHNNHHFFPGTVRQGFRWWEIDLSYYVLRAMAAVGLVRDLKPVPAWVLARAKAP
- a CDS encoding NAD(P)/FAD-dependent oxidoreductase, which encodes MRIAVIGSGISGLASAWLLSRRHAVTLFEADTRLGGHTHTHIVKVDGQAVAVDTGFIVHNRAHYPLLSRMFDALGVQTQPTTMGFSVSNARSGLEYNATSLDGLFCQRRNIASPRFLGMLRDLARFYRIAPALLDAGAGDPTLREFLAQHRFGQAFRDDHLVPMACALWSSPAATILEFPARHLVCFMHQHQMLQVSGRPEWRVVRGGSSQYIRALERDWRVDVRLGTPVRRVRRDVEGVEVQVDGGGERFEAVVMACHSDQALALLGDADATERAVLGAIPYQANDTVLHTDASLLPRHRKAWAAWNAHVPTDATGACTVSYWMNALQSLEVGTPLIVTLNRTTDIDPAKILARMSYTHPVFTRAAVAAQALRPTIQGRARTWYAGAYWGWGFHEDGMRSAVEVAELLGVRWCVEGIGTSMPDPVDAPSREAA
- a CDS encoding DUF1365 domain-containing protein, producing the protein MNAVVHSALYEGGVRHRRFLPRAHAFGYRMAQLFLDLDEVDAIFRGRWLWSVDAPNLAEFRRADFLGPATQPLKDAVLARVEAQTGTRPSGPVRLLAHLRYGGHVFNPVCFYYCFERDGSLAAIVAEITNTPWGERHAYVLPVAEAARAGRALRWDFDKSFHVSPFMGMARAYDWRFTVPGEDLRVHMRVLREGACEFDATLALQRRPLDGPALARVLWRYPLMTVQVIGAIHWQALRLWCKRVPIHSHPRLQEPLA
- a CDS encoding SAM-dependent methyltransferase is translated as MNVQVNVVPLARPRWSPLDRLLRDRLLHTLAGLRGGTLQVHDAFGTTLLGDGTFPALELHVHNAAFYRLAAASGSVGAAEAYIDGAWDCNDLVALVQVLVRNRALLDAMETGPARLGGAALRLWHAARRNTRAGARRNIAAHYDLGNDFFGLFLSDDLMYSSAMFAREDDTLEVASRRKLDRICRKLQLAPGDRVVEIGTGWGGFALFAAANYGCHVTTTTISGEQHALATARVAAAGLQDRVTLLREDYRDLRGDYDKLVSIEMVEAIGAAQLPGYFERIGALLRPGGLALVQAITIEDHRYARALRSVDFIKRHVFPGSFIPSLAALIDAKTQRSDLALLHVEDFGMSYARTLQAWRERFEARLPEVFALGHDARFARLWTFYLAYCEGGFRERSIGVAQLVFAKPGARDAGAVPALDAIEA
- a CDS encoding DUF1295 domain-containing protein; this translates as MDFFADHPLSPLALTWALAALAQALAWAWQRAHRNAGIVDVVWAFGVGGAAVLVAALGDGAVLPRVALALLGGAWGLRLGLHLLRRVRGEGEDGRYAQLRERWDGDQRKWFLFFQAQALLIVLFAVPLLAVARNPVTAWTPWLVAGIVVFIACVAGEAVADAQLARFRADPANKGRTCRSGLWRFSRHPNYFFEWLHWFAYVLLAIGSPWHWLAWTGPGVMYVFLRYLSGVPFTEAQALRTRGEDYRAYMRDTPMFFP